From one Chlamydiifrater phoenicopteri genomic stretch:
- a CDS encoding cytochrome ubiquinol oxidase subunit I, which translates to MDALLLSRIQFGLFVGFHYLFVPLSLGLGGMLVIMQGLFLKTGLEVYRRLTYFWVKIFSLLFVVGVVTGLMQIFSFGSNWARFSTYVGNVFGTLLGSEGVFAFFLESGFLGVLVFGRGKVSEKMYFFSTCMVALGAHMSAFWIIAANSWMQTPSGYKMAIVNGQEVPVIESFWKAVFSPSFLDRFTHATLGAWLSGCFLVLSISAYYLWKKRHLEFAVKGLKVSSITAVILLVLQLWSGDTTARHLAVNQPAKLAAFEGVFKTKERTPIWLFGYVDVENEKVHGVAIPGALSLLVHRNINTPVTGLDAFSKEDIPNVQVVFQLYHLMIALWGVMFLLAITGIAAYKGKRWAQSNFFFRLLSFSVLIPAICNEVGWAAAEIGRQPWIVQGLMRVKDATSLFVNRGQVIQSLVLFSIIFCLLFGLFTTLLLKKISEGPEQE; encoded by the coding sequence ATGGATGCTTTGCTTTTGTCTCGAATTCAATTTGGTTTGTTCGTGGGTTTTCATTATCTCTTTGTTCCGTTAAGTCTGGGATTAGGAGGTATGTTGGTTATTATGCAGGGGCTATTTTTAAAAACTGGCTTGGAAGTATATCGCAGGCTTACTTACTTTTGGGTTAAGATTTTTTCTTTACTGTTTGTTGTTGGAGTCGTCACTGGGTTAATGCAGATCTTTTCGTTCGGATCTAATTGGGCCAGATTTTCTACCTATGTGGGCAATGTTTTTGGAACGCTTCTTGGAAGTGAAGGTGTTTTCGCCTTTTTTTTGGAATCTGGTTTTCTTGGTGTTTTGGTCTTTGGCAGAGGCAAGGTTTCTGAGAAAATGTATTTTTTCTCCACATGTATGGTGGCATTAGGTGCTCATATGAGCGCTTTTTGGATCATAGCGGCTAATTCTTGGATGCAGACACCTTCAGGGTACAAGATGGCTATTGTTAATGGACAAGAGGTTCCGGTGATAGAGTCGTTCTGGAAAGCTGTTTTTTCTCCTTCCTTCTTAGACAGATTTACCCATGCCACCTTGGGGGCTTGGTTATCCGGATGTTTTCTTGTATTAAGCATTTCCGCTTACTATCTATGGAAAAAAAGACATTTAGAGTTTGCTGTTAAGGGTTTGAAAGTAAGCTCTATAACAGCTGTAATTTTGCTGGTCTTGCAGTTGTGGTCAGGAGATACCACTGCGCGACACCTAGCCGTTAATCAGCCAGCAAAATTGGCTGCCTTTGAAGGAGTTTTTAAAACTAAGGAAAGAACGCCTATATGGTTATTCGGATACGTTGATGTAGAAAACGAAAAAGTTCATGGAGTGGCCATTCCTGGAGCTTTATCTTTACTGGTTCACAGGAACATCAATACTCCGGTAACCGGATTGGACGCTTTCAGTAAAGAAGATATTCCAAATGTTCAAGTAGTATTTCAATTGTATCATTTAATGATAGCTCTTTGGGGCGTGATGTTTCTTCTTGCCATTACTGGTATCGCAGCATACAAAGGAAAAAGGTGGGCTCAATCAAACTTTTTCTTTAGGCTTTTATCCTTTTCCGTGTTGATACCGGCTATCTGTAATGAGGTTGGCTGGGCAGCTGCGGAGATAGGAAGACAACCTTGGATTGTGCAAGGTTTGATGAGAGTCAAAGACGCGACCTCGTTATTTGTTAATCGAGGACAAGTTATCCAATCCTTGGTTCTTTTTAGTATTATTTTTTGCTTATTATTTGGTTTATTTACGACTTTACTTTTGAAAAAAATTTCAGAGGGACCTGAACAAGAATAA
- the cydB gene encoding cytochrome d ubiquinol oxidase subunit II encodes MLSTFSSGVFSSLFSENTLAVLWYVILAVAVFAYSLGEGFDLGVSSIYFLSKTEEDRRKLLNSIGPVWDGNEVWLIIVIAGMFAGFPSAYALLLSIFYMPMWSFVTMLILRGVSLEFRSKSESKRWKKFWDCSFAFSGSLIAFFLGAFLGNLLMGLPIAPDISYAEISWSLFFRPYAVLCGLLVVSAYSIHGACFSLIKVDGELEQRISQKMSQLVSIFLVLQLTVVVVTTLKLKELLFGAGYPVMIGCVLASCLALVASVKKVRIAKYRQAFFFSVCNLVCLVVSSSVMLFPNLLRSLVSPEHSLTVYNSAVEAKTLKVLLLIVLIGLPFVIAYAVYIYRVFRGKTDFKSIY; translated from the coding sequence ATGCTAAGTACGTTTTCTTCTGGAGTTTTTTCTTCTCTTTTTTCTGAGAATACGCTTGCAGTTCTTTGGTATGTCATATTGGCTGTGGCTGTGTTCGCCTACTCTTTAGGAGAAGGCTTTGATTTAGGTGTCAGTTCCATATATTTTTTGTCAAAAACGGAAGAGGACAGAAGAAAGCTTCTGAACTCTATAGGGCCTGTTTGGGACGGGAATGAAGTCTGGTTAATTATTGTTATTGCGGGGATGTTTGCTGGCTTTCCCAGTGCCTATGCATTATTGTTGTCTATATTCTACATGCCCATGTGGAGCTTTGTGACTATGTTAATTCTCAGAGGAGTATCTTTGGAGTTTCGTAGTAAAAGTGAATCAAAAAGGTGGAAGAAGTTTTGGGATTGTTCCTTTGCTTTTTCTGGTTCATTAATAGCATTTTTCTTAGGTGCTTTTCTTGGAAATTTATTAATGGGGTTGCCTATAGCTCCAGATATTTCTTATGCAGAAATATCTTGGTCTCTTTTCTTTCGCCCTTACGCAGTATTATGTGGATTATTGGTAGTCTCCGCATATTCTATTCATGGGGCCTGCTTTTCTTTAATTAAAGTAGATGGAGAGTTGGAGCAGCGGATTTCTCAAAAAATGTCTCAGCTAGTGTCTATATTTTTGGTTCTTCAGCTCACTGTAGTTGTAGTAACTACTTTAAAGTTAAAGGAACTTCTTTTCGGAGCAGGCTATCCTGTTATGATTGGCTGTGTTTTAGCTAGTTGTTTGGCTTTGGTTGCTTCTGTCAAAAAAGTTAGAATAGCTAAGTATCGCCAGGCTTTCTTTTTTTCTGTTTGCAACCTTGTTTGTTTAGTTGTTTCTAGTAGTGTAATGCTTTTTCCTAATTTATTGCGTTCTTTAGTGTCTCCAGAGCATTCCCTCACTGTTTACAACAGCGCAGTAGAAGCAAAGACGTTGAAGGTGCTTCTTCTTATTGTTTTAATAGGGCTGCCTTTTGTTATTGCTTATGCTGTTTACATATATCGAGTGTTTCGAGGTAAAACTGATTTCAAATCCATATATTGA
- a CDS encoding exo-alpha-sialidase, which produces MFCRCFIVFFIALIGFFREVSGEVFWEDNVCDEEECILSSESTNSDKASIVDLGGRLLVVWEEDCSVKRLVAKEYVGGIWKDLMLPFKSEKSSHSNPILAKISSKEIILFYEKQREGSSHSCAKISSSGGRLWGEEKILPPGILGSMRNAPLVKRSLGMMYLPVYACYPYSKKLTTTTSVWLEVVDIKLRKWKGKRGPVYSTSFDKQPKEPSLVSLGDDSLLLVCRNHAGSSYDTGASILFSRSFDEGKSWSEVETSPWPNPDTSVTAVYGMNTLFVFANNSLIGPQNLSCFSISDIETQWNEVKEIEKGFSENPSAVLTSDGYVHIVYTVKINGKKRIKYKKLSSRALISGDAVFVSEIFD; this is translated from the coding sequence ATGTTCTGTCGGTGTTTCATCGTCTTCTTTATTGCGTTAATAGGTTTTTTTCGGGAAGTTTCAGGAGAAGTATTCTGGGAGGATAATGTATGTGATGAGGAAGAGTGTATTCTTTCTTCAGAGAGTACAAATAGCGATAAAGCTAGCATTGTAGATTTAGGGGGGAGGCTTCTGGTTGTTTGGGAAGAAGACTGTTCAGTTAAAAGGCTTGTGGCAAAGGAATACGTGGGGGGAATATGGAAAGATCTAATGTTGCCTTTTAAGAGCGAAAAAAGTTCGCATAGCAATCCTATATTAGCCAAAATTTCTTCAAAGGAGATTATATTGTTTTATGAAAAACAGAGGGAGGGCTCTTCCCACTCTTGTGCTAAGATTTCGTCTAGTGGAGGGCGTTTATGGGGAGAGGAGAAAATTTTGCCTCCAGGAATTTTAGGCTCAATGAGGAATGCTCCATTAGTGAAAAGATCTTTAGGAATGATGTATCTGCCCGTTTATGCTTGTTACCCCTATTCCAAAAAATTAACAACAACGACCTCTGTTTGGTTAGAAGTAGTGGATATCAAACTCAGAAAATGGAAGGGGAAAAGAGGCCCAGTATATTCCACAAGCTTTGATAAACAACCTAAAGAACCGTCTCTAGTATCTCTTGGCGATGATAGTTTGTTACTAGTATGTCGTAATCATGCGGGTTCGAGTTACGATACAGGAGCAAGCATTTTATTTTCTCGATCTTTTGATGAAGGCAAAAGCTGGTCTGAAGTAGAAACGAGTCCATGGCCTAATCCAGACACTTCTGTTACCGCTGTTTATGGGATGAATACTTTGTTTGTCTTTGCAAATAACTCGCTTATTGGACCCCAAAACCTATCTTGTTTTTCTATTTCTGATATAGAAACTCAATGGAATGAGGTAAAGGAGATAGAAAAAGGGTTCTCGGAAAATCCTTCAGCTGTTTTAACCTCAGATGGTTATGTGCACATAGTGTATACGGTCAAAATCAATGGTAAAAAGAGGATAAAATATAAAAAGCTCTCATCTCGTGCTTTAATTTCTGGAGACGCTGTGTTCGTTAGCGAAATCTTCGATTAG
- a CDS encoding SH3 domain-containing protein: MRQLPVLLLILGSQLVSQQSLASSNKSSGTKELLSKEFSSFTGEIKGSKVRLRHAPNVGSTIIKELSKGDKLLVVGMNSEYYMVKPPSSVTGYIFKTFVLDGVVEGEQVNVRLEPSTTAPIVTRLSRGTEIKTIPGPSSQGKWQEIALPEECVFYVAKNYINNIGSPEVYQTLEHNRKIALDLLDSAASFAFKELEKPLKSVDLESIYSKVNLVQTEEFAGIPELQKKIQEVLEKIQDRYLEKTSTEEISSSKPLPPTNSFSSHLPKAIENYMGKSLLSQHIRKQTTIKCSPQTKGRVTMENSLFSVWANMQNSSNVSLEDFYKAEQAKASTLRGTIEQYTHVVRNNPGDYLLKDQDNTLAFLYTTKFDMDAWVGKKVVVQVVPRPNNHFAFPAYFILSIREDKL, from the coding sequence ATGCGTCAATTACCCGTTCTATTGTTGATCCTAGGCTCTCAGCTGGTATCTCAGCAATCTTTGGCATCTTCCAATAAGAGCTCTGGAACTAAAGAGCTTTTATCCAAAGAATTCTCTTCTTTTACTGGAGAAATCAAAGGGTCAAAAGTCAGATTACGTCATGCCCCCAATGTTGGCAGCACCATCATTAAGGAATTATCTAAAGGAGACAAACTTTTAGTCGTCGGAATGAACTCCGAATATTACATGGTAAAACCTCCGTCATCAGTAACGGGATACATATTCAAAACCTTTGTACTTGATGGCGTAGTCGAGGGAGAGCAAGTCAATGTCCGCCTTGAGCCCTCTACAACAGCTCCCATTGTTACCCGTCTGTCGCGGGGAACAGAAATCAAAACCATTCCAGGGCCATCTTCACAAGGAAAATGGCAAGAAATTGCCTTGCCAGAAGAGTGCGTGTTTTACGTAGCTAAAAACTACATCAATAATATTGGTTCTCCAGAAGTTTATCAAACTTTAGAGCATAACAGAAAAATTGCTTTAGATCTCTTGGACTCCGCAGCTTCTTTCGCTTTTAAGGAGTTAGAAAAACCTCTGAAGTCTGTCGATCTCGAATCTATCTATAGCAAAGTCAACCTTGTCCAAACAGAAGAATTTGCTGGAATTCCTGAACTGCAAAAAAAAATTCAGGAAGTTTTGGAAAAGATACAGGACCGTTACCTAGAAAAAACCTCTACGGAAGAGATCTCTAGCTCAAAACCGCTACCTCCTACGAACTCTTTTTCCTCTCATCTTCCCAAAGCTATAGAAAACTATATGGGAAAATCTCTTCTATCTCAACATATTCGCAAACAGACAACCATCAAGTGCTCTCCTCAAACTAAGGGGCGGGTGACGATGGAAAATTCTTTGTTTTCGGTATGGGCTAATATGCAAAACTCTAGCAACGTCTCGCTAGAAGATTTTTATAAAGCGGAGCAAGCTAAAGCCTCTACCTTAAGAGGAACAATAGAGCAGTATACTCACGTTGTTCGAAATAACCCAGGAGATTATCTACTCAAAGATCAAGACAACACTCTAGCCTTTCTGTATACTACCAAATTTGACATGGATGCTTGGGTTGGAAAAAAAGTTGTTGTACAAGTTGTTCCCAGACCCAATAACCATTTTGCTTTTCCAGCTTATTTCATCTTGTCTATCAGAGAGGACAAGCTTTGA
- a CDS encoding PhoH family protein: protein MSNNKLKKAFVLDTSVLIYDPEAITSFEGCKVILPFTVLEELESVGKFRDESAKNASRALLNIRHLLENSSRNCSEGICLDNGTFLSVAVLPQHETLKASKLLVLDVLQMLVDRGERFVYVTKSLGRRVRAESMGIESRDYENQRFAFRSLYKGFRRIDVDSEVIQSFYKDGEAEISVDLDPSPNEYFLLQEGERSSALARYDVSVSKLVSLKALPDSVWGIKPLNVEQKCALDLLLRDEVKLVTLIGQAGSGKTLLALAAAMHKVFDKGIYNKLLISRPIVPMGKDIGFLPGVKEDKLAHWMQPIYDNMEFLCHLNGMEDFGETLPSLISAKKIEMEALTYIRGRSLPKVFMIIDEAQNLTPHEIKTIVSRAGQGTKIILTGDPTQIDSPYFDENSNGLTYLVGKFRNLSLYGHMFMSRTERSELAAAAAKIL from the coding sequence ATGTCAAACAATAAATTAAAGAAAGCTTTTGTTTTAGATACTAGTGTCTTAATCTATGATCCAGAAGCAATAACCTCTTTTGAAGGATGTAAAGTTATTCTTCCCTTTACGGTTTTAGAAGAATTAGAGTCCGTGGGGAAGTTTCGAGATGAATCAGCAAAAAATGCTTCTAGAGCACTTTTGAATATCAGACATTTATTAGAAAATTCTTCTAGAAATTGTTCGGAAGGAATTTGTTTAGATAACGGGACTTTTTTAAGTGTCGCTGTTCTTCCTCAACATGAAACATTGAAAGCCTCTAAACTTTTAGTTTTAGACGTCCTCCAAATGTTGGTTGATAGAGGAGAGCGTTTTGTTTACGTAACTAAGAGCCTAGGAAGACGCGTCCGCGCTGAAAGCATGGGGATAGAATCCAGAGACTATGAGAATCAACGTTTTGCTTTTAGATCTCTGTACAAAGGCTTTCGGCGTATAGACGTGGATTCTGAAGTGATACAGTCCTTTTATAAAGATGGCGAGGCAGAAATTTCTGTTGATCTAGATCCATCTCCTAATGAGTACTTCCTTCTTCAGGAAGGAGAGAGATCTTCTGCTCTGGCTCGCTATGATGTCTCCGTTAGTAAATTGGTTTCTTTAAAGGCTCTTCCAGATTCTGTTTGGGGAATAAAACCTCTCAACGTAGAGCAGAAGTGTGCTTTAGATTTATTGCTCAGGGATGAGGTGAAGTTAGTCACTCTTATAGGCCAAGCTGGGTCTGGGAAAACTTTATTAGCTTTGGCTGCAGCTATGCATAAAGTTTTTGACAAAGGAATATACAATAAGCTTCTTATAAGTAGGCCTATTGTGCCTATGGGTAAAGACATTGGGTTTCTTCCTGGCGTTAAAGAAGATAAATTAGCTCATTGGATGCAGCCTATTTATGATAATATGGAATTTTTGTGCCATCTCAATGGTATGGAAGATTTTGGAGAAACCTTGCCATCGCTGATTTCTGCTAAAAAAATAGAGATGGAAGCATTAACTTATATTAGAGGACGATCTTTACCTAAAGTGTTTATGATTATTGACGAGGCGCAAAACTTAACGCCTCATGAAATCAAAACTATTGTGTCTAGAGCAGGACAGGGGACAAAAATAATTCTTACTGGAGATCCGACACAAATAGATAGTCCATATTTCGACGAAAATTCTAATGGATTAACTTATTTGGTAGGTAAGTTCCGCAATCTTTCTCTCTATGGTCACATGTTTATGTCCAGGACAGAGCGTTCAGAACTTGCCGCAGCAGCGGCAAAAATATTGTAA